One window from the genome of Variovorax sp. PAMC26660 encodes:
- a CDS encoding LysR family transcriptional regulator: MDRLNAMRVFVNVVDSGSLSAAADKLDMSRPVVTRYVAELEQWTGARLLHRTTRRLSLTAAGEELLPRCRQVLELTGDMQAAVRHPAEAPRGQLRITASTSFAQAQLAEAVADYVRLYPGVAVDLVLMDRAVNLVDERIDLAIRVAVEIDPNLIARRLTVCRSVVCASPAYLKEHGKPVRVEELAQRNCLTHSYFGRSLWNFTRNKDGEPASVAVGGNVSTNDAASLMYLARAGAGIAMLPTYLTSELVQAGELVPLFPDFEPQVVGMYAVYASRKHMPATLRTMLDFLAERFTEMPAWDVPHAG, encoded by the coding sequence ATGGATCGATTGAACGCAATGCGGGTGTTCGTGAACGTGGTGGATTCGGGCAGCCTCTCGGCCGCGGCCGACAAGCTCGACATGTCCCGTCCCGTGGTCACGCGCTATGTGGCCGAACTGGAGCAATGGACCGGCGCACGCCTGCTGCATCGCACGACACGCCGCCTGAGCCTCACGGCAGCGGGCGAAGAGCTGTTGCCGCGCTGCCGCCAGGTGCTGGAACTCACAGGCGACATGCAGGCCGCGGTGCGGCATCCGGCCGAGGCGCCGCGCGGACAGTTGCGCATCACCGCCAGCACCTCGTTCGCGCAGGCGCAACTGGCCGAGGCCGTGGCCGACTACGTGCGGCTTTATCCGGGCGTGGCGGTCGACCTCGTGCTGATGGACCGCGCGGTGAACCTCGTGGACGAGCGCATCGACCTCGCCATTCGCGTGGCGGTGGAGATCGACCCCAACCTGATCGCACGCCGGCTCACGGTGTGCCGCTCGGTGGTTTGTGCCTCACCGGCCTACCTCAAGGAGCATGGCAAGCCGGTGCGCGTGGAAGAACTTGCCCAGCGCAACTGCCTCACGCATTCCTATTTCGGGCGCAGCCTCTGGAATTTCACGCGCAACAAAGACGGGGAGCCGGCGTCCGTGGCCGTGGGCGGCAATGTGTCGACCAACGACGCGGCCAGCCTGATGTACCTGGCGCGGGCCGGGGCTGGCATCGCGATGCTGCCGACCTACCTGACGTCGGAGCTGGTGCAGGCCGGGGAATTGGTGCCGCTCTTTCCCGATTTCGAGCCGCAGGTGGTGGGCATGTATGCCGTCTACGCCTCGCGCAAACACATGCCGGCCACGCTGCGCACCATGCTCGACTTCCTCGCCGAGCGCTTCACCGAAATGCCTGCGTGGGACGTGCCGCACGCAGGTTAG
- a CDS encoding NAD(P)-dependent oxidoreductase, with protein sequence MSHIAIIGATGRAGGRLLEEALRRGHTVTAIARKASDKLSGRANVKAIDLDVLDAPALEKALAGHDAVFSAAHFATVPPAAVIGPVKRAGVKRLLVVGGAGSLFAAPGLKVIDTPNFPDAYRAEASAGGVFLDALRGEQELDWTFLSPSAEFVEGERTAKFRLGKDDLLVSAEGRSWITFEDYAIAFIDELEKPAHSRQRYTIGY encoded by the coding sequence ATGAGCCACATCGCCATCATTGGTGCCACCGGACGTGCCGGCGGCCGCCTTCTCGAAGAAGCGCTGCGCCGCGGCCACACCGTGACCGCCATCGCCCGCAAGGCCAGCGACAAGCTGTCGGGCCGCGCCAACGTGAAGGCCATCGACCTCGACGTGCTCGACGCGCCCGCGCTCGAAAAAGCCCTCGCCGGCCACGACGCCGTGTTCAGCGCCGCGCACTTCGCCACCGTGCCGCCCGCCGCCGTCATCGGCCCGGTCAAGCGCGCGGGCGTCAAGCGCCTGCTGGTGGTCGGCGGTGCCGGCAGCCTGTTTGCGGCGCCGGGCCTGAAAGTGATCGACACGCCGAACTTCCCCGATGCGTACCGCGCCGAAGCTTCGGCCGGTGGCGTGTTCCTCGACGCATTGCGCGGCGAGCAGGAACTCGACTGGACCTTCCTGTCGCCCTCCGCCGAATTCGTCGAAGGCGAGCGGACGGCCAAGTTCCGCCTCGGCAAGGACGACCTGCTGGTGAGCGCCGAAGGCCGCAGCTGGATCACCTTCGAGGACTACGCGATCGCGTTCATCGACGAGCTGGAAAAGCCGGCGCACTCGCGCCAGCGCTACACAATCGGGTACTGA
- the fumC gene encoding class II fumarate hydratase → MTTSPKTRAERDTFGPIDVPADKLWGAQTQRSLQNFDISGEQQPREIIKALAQVKRASAVVNHALGLQDEKKTHAIVAAADEVIAGKHPGEFPLVVWQTGSGTQTNMNVNEVLANRASEILGGERGEGRLVHPNDDVNRSQSSNDVFPTAMHVAAVEAITHKLLPAIAKLRGTLDKKAKDFADIVKIGRTHLQDATPLTLGQEFSGYVAQLAHGEAHVRAALPHLSELALGGTAVGTGLNAPKGYAEQVAAELAKLTGLPFITAPNKFEAMASVDALVHAHGALKTLAASMNKIANDVRWLASGPRSGIGELSIPENEPGSSIMPGKVNPTQSEAVTMLAAQVFGNDVAINIGGASGNFELNVFRPMVAHNFLQSVRLLADGMVSFNDHCAVGIEPNRERITELVQRSLMLVTALNTHIGYDKSAYIAKKAHKEGTSLREAAIASGHLTAEQFDQWVVPENMTGR, encoded by the coding sequence ATGACGACTTCCCCCAAGACCCGTGCCGAGCGCGACACCTTTGGCCCGATCGATGTGCCGGCCGACAAGCTGTGGGGCGCGCAAACGCAGCGCTCGCTGCAGAACTTCGACATCTCCGGCGAGCAGCAGCCGCGCGAGATCATCAAGGCGCTGGCGCAGGTCAAGCGTGCATCGGCCGTGGTCAACCACGCGCTGGGCCTGCAGGACGAAAAGAAGACCCACGCCATCGTGGCCGCGGCCGATGAAGTCATCGCCGGCAAGCACCCGGGCGAGTTCCCGCTGGTGGTGTGGCAGACCGGCTCGGGCACGCAAACCAACATGAACGTCAACGAGGTGCTGGCCAACCGCGCGAGCGAAATCCTTGGCGGTGAACGTGGCGAAGGGCGCCTGGTGCACCCGAACGACGACGTCAACCGCAGCCAGTCGAGCAACGACGTGTTCCCCACCGCCATGCACGTGGCCGCCGTCGAGGCCATCACGCACAAGCTGCTGCCTGCCATTGCCAAGCTGCGCGGCACGCTCGACAAGAAGGCCAAGGACTTCGCCGACATCGTGAAGATCGGCCGTACCCACCTGCAGGACGCCACGCCCCTCACGCTGGGCCAGGAGTTCTCGGGCTATGTGGCGCAACTGGCGCATGGCGAAGCGCATGTGCGTGCGGCGCTGCCGCACCTGAGCGAACTGGCACTGGGCGGCACGGCCGTCGGCACCGGCCTCAATGCGCCCAAGGGCTACGCCGAGCAGGTGGCGGCCGAACTGGCAAAGCTCACGGGCCTGCCTTTCATCACCGCGCCGAACAAGTTCGAAGCCATGGCCAGCGTCGATGCGCTGGTGCATGCTCACGGCGCGCTGAAGACGCTGGCAGCCAGCATGAACAAGATCGCCAACGACGTGCGCTGGCTCGCGAGCGGCCCGCGCAGCGGCATCGGCGAACTGAGCATTCCCGAGAACGAACCCGGTTCGTCGATCATGCCGGGCAAGGTCAACCCGACCCAGAGCGAAGCCGTCACGATGCTGGCCGCGCAGGTGTTCGGCAACGACGTCGCCATCAACATCGGCGGCGCCTCGGGCAACTTCGAGCTGAACGTGTTCCGTCCGATGGTGGCGCACAACTTCCTGCAGAGCGTGCGCCTGCTGGCCGACGGCATGGTGAGCTTCAACGACCACTGCGCCGTGGGCATCGAGCCGAACCGCGAGCGCATCACCGAGCTGGTGCAGCGTTCGCTGATGCTGGTGACGGCGCTGAACACGCACATCGGCTACGACAAATCGGCCTACATCGCGAAGAAGGCACACAAGGAAGGCACGAGCCTGCGTGAAGCGGCGATTGCTTCGGGCCACCTGACGGCCGAGCAGTTCGACCAGTGGGTGGTGCCGGAGAACATGACCGGCCGCTGA
- the proV gene encoding glycine betaine/L-proline ABC transporter ATP-binding protein ProV, with protein MAKGILIDHVFKVFGDEPEQALELVRQGFSKKEILARTGQSIGVFDATFEIQAGEIFVIMGLSGSGKSTLVRLLNRLIEPTAGRIVIDGADINEHSDAKLRALRRKDISMVFQSFALMPHMTVRENTAFGLDLSGTGKKERLAQADLALAQVGLAGWGDSYPDELSGGMQQRVGLARALASDPSILLMDEAFSALDPIIRTEMQSELLRLQQEQRRTIVFISHDLDEAMRIGDRIAIMKDGQVIQVGTPDEILRSPADDYVRSFVRGVDAAAVFKAADIARKSLTVVCEHPERGARAALKVLEDQDRDYAYVTSPTKRYLGTVSADTLRSALDGHSGPLGLRHAFLNDLGVIEADAPVAGLIGQVGQAPCAMPVVASDGRFCGAISKTTLLKFLDRDTPPIDPAHQPQQPAPATAAVA; from the coding sequence ATGGCCAAAGGAATTCTCATCGACCACGTCTTCAAGGTTTTCGGCGACGAGCCGGAGCAAGCCCTGGAACTGGTCCGGCAAGGTTTTTCCAAGAAGGAGATCCTGGCGCGCACGGGCCAGTCGATCGGCGTGTTCGACGCCACCTTCGAGATCCAGGCCGGAGAAATCTTCGTCATCATGGGTCTGTCGGGCTCCGGCAAGTCGACGCTGGTGCGCCTGCTGAACCGACTGATCGAGCCGACTGCCGGGCGCATCGTGATCGACGGTGCGGACATCAACGAGCACTCCGATGCCAAGCTGCGCGCGCTGCGCCGCAAGGACATCAGCATGGTGTTCCAGTCCTTCGCGCTGATGCCGCACATGACGGTGCGCGAGAACACCGCCTTCGGCCTCGACCTCTCCGGTACCGGCAAGAAAGAGCGCCTTGCGCAGGCCGACCTGGCGCTGGCGCAAGTCGGGCTGGCGGGCTGGGGCGACAGCTATCCCGACGAGCTGTCGGGCGGCATGCAGCAGCGCGTGGGACTGGCGCGGGCGCTGGCGTCCGATCCGTCGATCCTGCTGATGGACGAGGCCTTCTCGGCGCTCGATCCGATCATCCGCACCGAAATGCAATCGGAGCTGCTGCGGCTGCAGCAGGAGCAGCGCCGCACCATCGTCTTCATCTCGCACGACCTGGACGAAGCCATGCGCATCGGCGACCGCATCGCGATCATGAAAGACGGACAGGTGATCCAGGTCGGCACACCCGACGAGATCCTGCGCAGCCCGGCCGACGACTACGTGCGCAGCTTCGTGCGCGGCGTGGACGCAGCCGCCGTGTTCAAGGCGGCGGACATCGCGCGCAAGTCGCTCACGGTGGTGTGCGAGCACCCCGAGCGCGGTGCGCGCGCGGCGCTCAAGGTGCTGGAAGACCAGGACCGTGACTACGCCTATGTGACGAGCCCGACCAAGCGCTACCTGGGCACCGTGTCCGCCGACACGCTGCGTTCGGCGCTCGACGGGCACTCGGGCCCGCTGGGCCTGCGCCATGCGTTCCTGAACGACCTTGGCGTGATCGAAGCCGACGCGCCCGTGGCCGGCCTGATCGGCCAGGTGGGTCAGGCGCCTTGCGCGATGCCGGTGGTGGCAAGCGACGGCCGCTTCTGTGGCGCGATCAGCAAGACGACGCTGCTGAAGTTTCTCGACCGCGACACGCCGCCGATCGACCCGGCGCACCAGCCCCAGCAACCCGCGCCCGCCACTGCGGCCGTGGCCTGA
- the proW gene encoding glycine betaine/L-proline ABC transporter permease ProW, translating into MNDTALPSEFTPLNDAATALPPQAPAPIDPWEALSAAPDTSATSAWLDAPVNAAHQLAGSADATTSGFQLHRLWDGSLPVESWINQGLGWVVEHFRPFFQTVRLPIDSTLNWVQSLLTGLPTLAMIALIGLLAWQFAGRALAIGTSVALLLVAMLGIWPEAMVTLSLVLTSLVFCMVIGLPLGVLLASSDRAQRLMRPVLDAMQTTPAFVYLVPVVMLFGIGNVPGVIVTIIFALAPLVRLTNLGLRQVRPDLIEAARAYGASPWQMLVKVKLPLAMPSIMAGINQALMLSLSMVVIASMIAVGGLGQMVLRGIGRLDMGLATVGGLGIVLLAISLDRLTQAMGKSRRSAGRRWWHTGPAGFALRLLQRLVGTPSRQVNEPAPALSTQAQ; encoded by the coding sequence ATGAACGACACCGCACTGCCTTCCGAATTCACGCCGCTGAACGACGCCGCCACGGCCTTGCCGCCGCAAGCGCCGGCGCCCATCGATCCATGGGAGGCCCTGTCCGCGGCGCCCGACACGTCGGCGACCAGCGCCTGGCTCGACGCCCCCGTGAACGCGGCGCACCAGTTGGCCGGATCGGCCGACGCAACCACCAGCGGCTTCCAACTGCATCGCCTGTGGGACGGCTCCCTGCCCGTCGAGTCCTGGATCAACCAGGGCCTGGGCTGGGTGGTCGAACACTTCCGCCCCTTTTTCCAGACCGTGCGCCTGCCCATCGACAGCACGCTGAACTGGGTGCAGAGCCTGCTGACCGGACTGCCCACGCTGGCCATGATCGCGCTGATCGGCCTGCTGGCCTGGCAGTTCGCCGGCCGTGCGCTGGCCATCGGCACCTCGGTCGCGCTGCTGCTGGTGGCCATGCTGGGCATCTGGCCTGAAGCCATGGTCACGCTGTCGCTGGTATTGACCTCGCTGGTGTTTTGCATGGTCATCGGCCTGCCGCTCGGTGTGCTGCTGGCCAGCAGCGATCGGGCCCAGCGCCTGATGCGCCCGGTGCTCGACGCGATGCAGACCACGCCCGCCTTCGTCTACCTCGTGCCGGTGGTCATGCTGTTCGGCATCGGCAACGTGCCGGGCGTGATCGTGACGATCATCTTCGCGCTGGCCCCGCTGGTGCGCCTGACCAACCTCGGCCTGCGCCAGGTGCGGCCCGACCTGATCGAGGCGGCGCGCGCCTACGGCGCCTCGCCCTGGCAGATGCTCGTGAAGGTAAAGCTACCGCTGGCCATGCCGTCCATCATGGCCGGCATCAACCAGGCGCTGATGCTGTCGCTGTCGATGGTGGTGATCGCCTCGATGATCGCCGTGGGCGGCCTGGGCCAGATGGTGCTGCGCGGCATCGGCCGGCTCGACATGGGCCTGGCCACCGTGGGCGGCCTGGGCATCGTGCTGCTGGCGATCTCGCTCGACCGGCTCACTCAGGCGATGGGCAAGTCGCGCCGCAGCGCCGGGCGCCGCTGGTGGCACACCGGCCCGGCCGGCTTTGCGCTGCGCCTGCTGCAGCGCCTGGTGGGCACGCCTTCGCGCCAGGTGAACGAGCCCGCTCCCGCCCTGTCCACGCAAGCGCAATGA
- the proX gene encoding glycine betaine/L-proline ABC transporter substrate-binding protein ProX: MKKTSLIARSLLALGFVAFGIAAQAGSELPGKGVTVLPLKSSLAEEAFQTLLVMRALEKLGYTVEPMKDLEPATEHLAIANGDATFMANHWSLLHADFYKNSGGDAKLSRKGVYSEGAVQGYLIDRKTAEQYNITSIAQLKDPAIAKLFDADGDGKADLTGCNPGWGCELAIENHLTAYQLRDTVTHKQGSYAALMADTIARFKQDKPILYYTWTPYWVSAVLRPGADVVWLQVPFSSSQGDGGNVDTQLPNGKNYGFQANKEQIVANKAFVEKNPAAGKLFEVMTLPISDINAQNLRMSQGANTQQDVERHTDGWIRVHQALFDGWVAEARAAAR, encoded by the coding sequence ATGAAGAAAACCAGTCTCATCGCACGCAGCCTGCTGGCCCTTGGCTTCGTCGCTTTCGGCATCGCCGCGCAGGCCGGCAGCGAGTTGCCCGGCAAGGGCGTCACCGTGCTGCCGTTGAAGAGTTCGCTCGCCGAGGAGGCGTTCCAGACGCTGCTCGTGATGCGCGCGCTCGAAAAGCTCGGCTACACCGTCGAGCCCATGAAAGACCTCGAGCCCGCCACCGAGCACCTGGCGATCGCCAACGGGGACGCCACCTTCATGGCCAACCACTGGAGCCTGCTGCACGCCGACTTCTACAAGAACAGCGGCGGCGACGCCAAGCTGTCGCGCAAGGGTGTGTATTCAGAAGGCGCCGTGCAGGGCTACCTGATCGACCGGAAGACAGCCGAGCAATACAACATCACCAGCATCGCGCAGCTGAAGGACCCGGCCATCGCGAAGCTGTTCGATGCCGATGGCGACGGCAAGGCCGACCTGACGGGCTGCAACCCCGGCTGGGGCTGCGAGCTGGCCATCGAGAACCACCTGACGGCCTACCAGTTGCGCGACACCGTCACGCACAAGCAGGGCAGCTATGCCGCGCTGATGGCCGACACGATTGCCCGCTTCAAGCAGGACAAGCCGATCCTCTACTACACGTGGACGCCGTACTGGGTCAGCGCCGTGCTGCGGCCGGGTGCGGACGTGGTGTGGCTGCAGGTGCCGTTCTCGTCGTCGCAGGGTGATGGCGGCAATGTCGACACGCAGTTGCCGAACGGCAAGAACTACGGCTTCCAGGCCAACAAGGAACAGATCGTCGCCAACAAGGCCTTCGTCGAGAAGAACCCGGCGGCGGGCAAGCTGTTCGAGGTGATGACGCTGCCGATCAGCGACATCAACGCCCAGAACCTGCGCATGAGCCAGGGCGCGAACACGCAGCAGGATGTGGAGCGCCACACGGACGGCTGGATTCGGGTGCATCAGGCGCTGTTCGATGGCTGGGTCGCAGAGGCTCGGGCTGCTGCTCGCTAG
- a CDS encoding fumarate hydratase: protein MTTTIQQADLIESISAALQYISYYHPTDYIAHLAKAYEREQSPAAKDAIAQILTNSKMSATGHRPICQDTGIVNVFLKVGMDVRWGGFTGSLDDAINEGVRRGYNHPDNTLRASVVSDPQFDRKNTKDNTPAVIFTEIVPGNTLEVTVAAKGGGSENKSKLVMLNPGDSVVDWVLKTVPTMGAGWCPPGMLGIGIGGTAEKAALMAKESLMDDLDMHELQAKKASGAELSKVEALRIELYEKVNALGIGAQGLGGLATVLDIKIKMYPTHAASKPVAMIPNCAATRHAHFVMDGSGPVYLDPPSLDLWPDVNWAPDEKKSKRVDLNKLTPAEVASWKPGDTILLNGKMLTGRDAAHKRIQDMLAKGEKLPVDFTNRVIYYVGPVDPVGDEAVGPAGPTTATRMDGFTEMMLAQTGLIAMIGKAERGPVAIEAIKKHKSAYLMAVGGAAYLVSKAIKTAKVVGFADLGMEAIYEFDVVDMPVTVAVDAGGTSAHITGPAEWQKRIASGEFKTIMMEEA, encoded by the coding sequence ATGACGACCACGATCCAGCAGGCCGACCTGATCGAATCGATCAGCGCTGCGCTGCAGTACATCAGCTACTACCACCCCACCGACTACATCGCCCACCTGGCTAAGGCCTACGAGCGCGAACAGAGCCCCGCTGCCAAGGACGCCATCGCGCAGATCCTCACCAACAGCAAGATGAGCGCCACGGGCCACCGCCCGATCTGCCAGGACACCGGCATCGTCAACGTGTTCCTCAAGGTGGGCATGGACGTGCGCTGGGGCGGCTTCACCGGCAGCCTTGACGACGCCATCAACGAAGGCGTGCGCCGCGGCTACAACCACCCCGACAACACGCTGCGCGCCTCGGTCGTGAGCGATCCGCAGTTCGACCGCAAGAACACCAAGGACAACACGCCCGCAGTGATCTTCACCGAGATCGTTCCGGGCAACACCCTCGAAGTGACGGTCGCGGCCAAGGGCGGCGGCAGCGAGAACAAGAGCAAGCTGGTCATGCTGAACCCCGGCGACAGCGTGGTCGACTGGGTGCTCAAGACGGTGCCGACCATGGGGGCAGGATGGTGCCCGCCGGGCATGCTGGGCATCGGCATCGGCGGCACCGCCGAGAAGGCCGCGCTGATGGCCAAGGAAAGCCTGATGGACGACCTCGACATGCACGAGCTGCAGGCCAAGAAGGCGTCGGGCGCAGAGCTGAGCAAGGTCGAAGCACTGCGCATCGAGCTGTACGAGAAGGTCAATGCCCTGGGCATCGGCGCGCAGGGCCTGGGTGGCCTCGCTACTGTGCTCGACATCAAGATCAAGATGTACCCGACGCACGCAGCCAGCAAGCCCGTCGCGATGATCCCCAACTGCGCGGCCACCCGCCATGCGCACTTCGTGATGGACGGCAGCGGCCCGGTCTACCTCGACCCGCCGTCGCTCGACCTCTGGCCCGACGTGAACTGGGCGCCGGACGAAAAGAAGAGCAAGCGCGTCGATCTGAACAAGCTCACGCCCGCCGAAGTGGCGAGCTGGAAACCGGGCGACACGATCCTGCTGAACGGCAAGATGCTCACCGGCCGCGACGCCGCACACAAGCGCATCCAGGACATGCTGGCCAAGGGCGAGAAGCTGCCCGTGGACTTCACCAACCGCGTCATCTACTACGTCGGCCCGGTCGATCCGGTGGGCGACGAAGCCGTGGGCCCCGCCGGCCCGACCACCGCCACGCGCATGGACGGCTTCACCGAGATGATGCTGGCGCAAACCGGCCTGATCGCGATGATCGGCAAGGCCGAGCGCGGCCCGGTCGCCATCGAGGCCATCAAGAAGCACAAGAGCGCCTACCTCATGGCCGTAGGCGGCGCCGCCTACCTCGTGAGCAAGGCCATCAAGACGGCCAAGGTCGTGGGCTTCGCAGACCTCGGCATGGAAGCCATCTACGAATTCGACGTGGTCGACATGCCCGTGACGGTGGCGGTCGATGCGGGCGGCACCAGCGCGCACATCACCGGCCCGGCCGAGTGGCAAAAGCGCATTGCCAGCGGCGAGTTCAAGACCATCATGATGGAAGAGGCCTGA
- the murI gene encoding glutamate racemase — MLPVGVFDSGVGGLSVQAALRAELPHEHFVYFADTAYAPYGERGDAYVIERSRKVIEHLVREHRIKALVIACNTATTAAIHLLRAENPDLPIVGLEPALKPAVATSRTGHISVMATRGTLASAKYAALRDSFAGSTTVRSVPCDGLVKAIEGMDFPSIAALCARYMAAAGPFGEAAGEVDTVVLGCTHYPLVKDELRRHAPAALRFIDTGLPVAQQTRRLLTSAGRLADESAGPQGSLLLHSSSDVAVLEAAAARWLQAPPTQGFASSAATSA, encoded by the coding sequence ATGCTTCCGGTCGGCGTCTTCGACAGCGGTGTGGGTGGGCTCAGCGTGCAGGCGGCGCTGCGCGCCGAGTTGCCGCACGAGCATTTCGTCTATTTCGCCGACACGGCCTATGCGCCGTACGGCGAGCGCGGAGATGCGTATGTCATCGAGCGCTCGCGCAAGGTGATCGAGCACCTGGTGCGGGAACACCGCATCAAGGCGCTCGTGATCGCCTGCAACACGGCCACGACCGCGGCCATCCACCTGCTGCGGGCCGAGAACCCGGACTTGCCGATCGTGGGCCTGGAGCCCGCGCTCAAGCCGGCAGTGGCGACCAGCCGCACGGGTCATATCTCGGTGATGGCGACGCGGGGCACGCTGGCCAGTGCCAAGTACGCAGCCCTGCGCGACTCTTTCGCCGGGTCGACCACCGTGCGCTCGGTGCCGTGCGATGGTCTCGTGAAGGCCATCGAGGGCATGGACTTCCCTTCGATCGCGGCGCTCTGCGCACGCTACATGGCGGCAGCCGGGCCTTTTGGCGAAGCGGCCGGCGAAGTCGATACGGTCGTGCTCGGCTGCACCCACTACCCGCTCGTCAAGGACGAGCTGCGTCGCCATGCACCGGCGGCGCTGCGCTTCATCGACACCGGCTTGCCGGTCGCGCAGCAGACGCGACGCCTGCTGACCTCGGCCGGCCGTCTTGCGGACGAAAGCGCAGGACCCCAAGGCAGCCTGCTGCTGCACAGCAGCAGCGATGTCGCCGTGCTCGAAGCAGCCGCCGCACGCTGGCTGCAAGCCCCCCCCACGCAGGGCTTCGCGTCATCTGCGGCCACCTCTGCCTGA
- a CDS encoding DUF6806 family protein has translation MPRYNAPFEIHVHGDVPLRPDVSFDQIQEALKPLWKYAGAKSLADGATSTYEEEPGIRFEQKDHTLQICWTVPGDEDFRQALDEMCMALNELSDRGAAIEVTFYDTDFDEEEGDPDEESRDDFLMLFVGPNPAAIMQVQRDLLVEDVVNLMERHFDGAELGGVVSEIDRLFSDRFDALVNSLEIGKRPRGTGGTGGGGSGGGHGGGRRPRHLH, from the coding sequence ATGCCTCGCTACAACGCTCCATTTGAAATCCATGTGCATGGCGATGTGCCGCTGCGGCCGGACGTGAGCTTCGACCAGATCCAGGAAGCACTCAAGCCGCTGTGGAAGTACGCCGGTGCCAAGTCGCTGGCCGACGGCGCCACGAGCACCTACGAGGAAGAGCCGGGCATCCGCTTCGAGCAAAAGGACCACACGCTACAGATCTGCTGGACGGTGCCGGGTGACGAAGACTTCCGCCAGGCGCTCGATGAGATGTGCATGGCCCTGAACGAGCTGTCGGACCGTGGCGCCGCCATCGAAGTCACCTTCTACGACACAGACTTCGATGAGGAAGAGGGCGACCCCGACGAGGAATCGCGCGACGACTTCCTGATGCTGTTCGTCGGCCCCAACCCGGCCGCGATCATGCAGGTGCAGCGCGACCTGTTGGTCGAAGATGTCGTCAACCTCATGGAGCGCCATTTCGACGGCGCCGAACTGGGGGGCGTGGTGTCCGAGATCGATCGCCTCTTCAGCGACCGTTTCGATGCGCTCGTGAACTCACTCGAAATTGGCAAGCGTCCGCGCGGCACGGGCGGTACCGGTGGCGGGGGCAGTGGTGGCGGTCACGGCGGCGGACGTCGCCCACGGCACCTGCACTGA